One genomic window of Ruminococcus gauvreauii includes the following:
- a CDS encoding ATP-dependent Clp protease proteolytic subunit gives MSTIPYVIEQTSRGERSYDVYSRMLSDRIIFLGEEVNDTTASLIIAQLLFLEGQDPDKDISLYINSPGGSVTAGFAIFDTMNYIKCDVSTICVGLAASFGAFLLAAGTQGKRFALPNAEIMIHQPAISGGIKGPASDIKIMSDYMQKNKQRLNQLLAKNTGRTIGEIERDTDRDNFMTAEEARAYGLIDTVISKRG, from the coding sequence ATGAGTACAATACCGTATGTAATCGAACAAACAAGCAGAGGGGAAAGAAGTTACGACGTCTATTCCAGAATGCTATCAGACAGAATCATTTTTTTGGGTGAAGAGGTGAACGATACAACCGCCAGTTTGATTATCGCGCAATTACTGTTTTTGGAGGGGCAAGATCCTGACAAGGATATCAGTCTTTATATTAACAGTCCGGGCGGTTCTGTGACGGCAGGGTTTGCTATATTTGATACAATGAATTATATTAAGTGTGATGTATCTACAATCTGCGTTGGACTTGCAGCTAGTTTTGGGGCTTTTTTGCTGGCGGCTGGTACTCAGGGTAAACGATTTGCTTTGCCGAATGCAGAAATTATGATCCATCAGCCCGCAATATCCGGGGGGATAAAAGGCCCGGCCAGCGACATTAAGATAATGTCAGACTATATGCAAAAAAATAAGCAGAGATTAAATCAACTGCTTGCAAAAAATACCGGAAGGACAATTGGAGAAATAGAGCGTGATACGGATCGGGATAATTTTATGACGGCAGAAGAAGCCAGAGCATATGGTTTGATTGATACGGTTATTTCAAAACGCGGGTAA
- a CDS encoding ABC-2 transporter permease, translating to MDISKLSDLDITALDIAAPNWLLAVSAVIAVLNCFLGYRLLKLWVTLVGFVIGAMIGYFATVEYVNNIGIAILTGLLGGMLIGFLAFRVYLLGVFLISFVLAFSMFLRIPADSETLMLLVLGGGLIVALAVGIAAVKFVRPAVIIITGISGGLGAASDFLMLMKDKEPVHVLGAGVILAVSGILVQFLTTRKEKKM from the coding sequence ATGGATATTTCAAAACTGTCTGACCTGGACATTACGGCTTTGGACATTGCAGCTCCGAACTGGCTTCTGGCAGTCAGTGCAGTGATCGCTGTGCTCAACTGCTTTCTGGGATACCGGCTTTTAAAGCTGTGGGTGACCCTGGTCGGTTTTGTCATTGGAGCGATGATTGGATATTTTGCGACAGTGGAATATGTGAATAATATAGGCATCGCGATTCTGACAGGACTGCTCGGGGGCATGCTGATTGGGTTTCTGGCATTTCGTGTATATCTGCTGGGCGTATTTCTGATCTCTTTTGTCCTGGCTTTTTCCATGTTTCTGCGGATACCGGCGGACAGTGAGACGCTGATGCTGCTTGTACTGGGCGGAGGTTTGATCGTGGCATTGGCTGTCGGCATCGCCGCTGTAAAATTTGTGCGGCCCGCGGTCATCATCATAACCGGGATAAGCGGAGGCCTGGGTGCGGCGTCAGACTTTTTGATGCTGATGAAGGATAAGGAACCGGTACATGTACTGGGTGCAGGAGTCATACTTGCTGTTTCCGGCATTCTTGTGCAGTTTTTAACGACACGAAAAGAGAAAAAAATGTGA
- a CDS encoding response regulator transcription factor, with protein MDHLKIMVVDDESRMRKLVRDFLVKQDFSVLEAENGEQAVDLFYENKDIALIILDVMMPKMDGWQVCKEIRKQSKVPIIMLTAKGDEQDELLGFELGVDEYISKPFSPKILVARVEAILRRTGKADASEQLSAGGIVIDKAAHMVTIDGKSVELSFKEFELLTYFMENEGIALSREKILNNVWNYDYFGDARTIDTHVKKLRSKMGDKGELIRTIWGMGYKFEVEP; from the coding sequence ATGGATCATTTAAAAATCATGGTAGTGGACGATGAAAGCAGGATGCGCAAGCTGGTGAGAGACTTTCTGGTAAAGCAGGACTTTTCCGTTCTGGAGGCAGAAAACGGTGAGCAGGCAGTCGACCTGTTTTATGAGAATAAAGATATTGCACTGATTATTTTGGATGTCATGATGCCGAAGATGGATGGCTGGCAGGTATGTAAGGAAATCCGAAAGCAATCAAAAGTGCCGATTATCATGCTCACGGCAAAGGGCGATGAGCAGGATGAACTTCTCGGATTTGAGCTGGGAGTGGACGAATATATTTCAAAACCGTTCAGCCCGAAGATCCTTGTTGCACGCGTGGAGGCCATCCTGCGGCGCACGGGAAAAGCGGATGCGAGTGAACAGCTGTCGGCCGGCGGCATTGTGATCGACAAGGCAGCTCATATGGTGACAATAGATGGAAAATCTGTCGAACTCAGTTTTAAAGAGTTTGAATTGCTGACTTACTTTATGGAGAATGAGGGGATCGCACTCTCCAGAGAAAAGATTTTGAATAACGTGTGGAATTATGATTATTTTGGTGATGCCAGAACGATCGATACCCACGTAAAAAAACTTCGCAGTAAGATGGGTGACAAGGGAGAACTGATCCGCACAATCTGGGGAATGGGGTACAAATTTGAGGTAGAGCCATGA
- a CDS encoding sensor histidine kinase yields MKRSIKRQIGGMFIILVGLALTAIWLCNYFFLEEFYVAQKIKILKTGVEQLNSYSIEDLITSDSGFSQFCSANNLSIVVTSIEYSEVYTNVKDKDGKLLAGRLFGYITGIDEAKPIILERTDQYVVQKNQDLEKKMNYIEIWGTLNDGGSFLIRTPMESIQDSVTISNRFYAYIGMGVIMLAAVIIWFFTKRITKPLTELTEISQKMAALDFDTKYESGGDNEIGVLGHNFNTMSEKLEQTISELKCANIELQQDIQKKIQIDEMRKEFLSNVSHELKTPIALIQGYAEGLQDNISDDEESRAFYCEVIMDEAAKMNKMVKKLLTLNQLEFGNDQIVMERFDLTALIQGVIQASQILIEQKQAEVIFAQRDPLYVWGDEFKIEEVVTNFFTNALNHVRYKNKIEIRCEQRGNLVRTSVFNTGDPIPEEDIDKIWIKFYKVDKARTREYGGSGIGLSIVKAIMESMHQQCGVRNYENGVEFWFDLETKA; encoded by the coding sequence ATGAAGCGCTCGATCAAGCGTCAGATTGGCGGAATGTTTATCATACTGGTAGGACTGGCACTGACGGCTATTTGGCTGTGTAATTATTTTTTTCTGGAAGAGTTTTATGTAGCGCAGAAGATTAAAATCCTGAAAACAGGGGTAGAACAGCTGAACAGCTACAGTATCGAAGATCTTATCACGTCGGACAGCGGCTTCAGTCAGTTCTGCTCGGCGAATAATCTCAGCATCGTAGTAACCAGTATCGAATACAGTGAAGTATATACCAACGTGAAGGACAAGGACGGAAAGCTGCTGGCGGGCCGTCTGTTCGGATATATCACGGGAATCGATGAAGCGAAGCCGATCATTTTGGAGAGGACGGACCAGTATGTCGTTCAGAAAAATCAGGACCTGGAAAAGAAGATGAATTACATCGAGATCTGGGGAACGCTGAATGACGGGGGCAGTTTTCTGATCCGCACGCCAATGGAGAGCATCCAGGACAGCGTCACGATATCTAACCGGTTCTACGCATATATCGGTATGGGGGTGATCATGCTGGCGGCTGTCATCATCTGGTTTTTTACGAAACGCATTACGAAACCGCTCACCGAACTGACAGAGATCTCTCAGAAGATGGCGGCGCTTGATTTTGATACAAAGTACGAGAGCGGAGGAGATAACGAGATCGGCGTTCTGGGGCATAACTTCAATACGATGTCTGAGAAGCTGGAGCAGACGATCTCGGAGCTGAAATGCGCCAATATTGAACTTCAGCAGGATATACAGAAAAAGATTCAGATCGATGAGATGCGCAAGGAGTTTCTGTCCAACGTATCACACGAATTGAAAACACCGATCGCGTTGATTCAGGGGTATGCGGAAGGGCTGCAGGATAATATCAGCGATGACGAGGAGAGCAGAGCGTTTTACTGTGAAGTCATCATGGATGAAGCCGCTAAGATGAATAAGATGGTTAAAAAACTGCTGACGCTGAATCAGCTGGAATTCGGAAATGACCAGATCGTAATGGAACGTTTTGACCTGACCGCACTGATTCAGGGGGTCATTCAGGCATCGCAGATTTTGATTGAACAGAAGCAGGCGGAAGTGATCTTTGCGCAGAGAGACCCGCTTTACGTATGGGGCGATGAATTCAAGATAGAGGAGGTTGTGACGAACTTCTTTACGAATGCTCTGAACCACGTGCGGTATAAGAATAAAATTGAAATTCGTTGTGAGCAGCGGGGAAATCTGGTGAGGACCTCTGTATTTAACACCGGAGATCCCATTCCGGAGGAGGATATCGATAAAATCTGGATTAAGTTTTATAAAGTGGATAAGGCTCGGACCAGAGAATACGGGGGAAGTGGAATCGGTCTTTCCATCGTAAAGGCAATCATGGAATCCATGCATCAGCAGTGCGGGGTGCGCAACTACGAAAATGGTGTGGAATTCTGGTTTGACCTGGAAACAAAAGCATAA
- the hisH gene encoding imidazole glycerol phosphate synthase subunit HisH: MIAIIDYDAGNIKSVEKALQLLGEDVAVTRDAGVIKSAERVILPGVGSFGDAMENLHRFSLVPVIHEVIGRKTPFLGICMGLQLLFERSDESPGIDGLGVLKGEILRIPSREGLKIPHMGWNSLHLQHGGRLFRGISDESYVYFVHSYFLKAADETIVKASTQYSTCIHASVEQDNVFACQFHPEKSSDVGLQILRNFVKIGREDC; this comes from the coding sequence ATGATTGCAATAATTGACTATGATGCGGGGAACATCAAAAGTGTGGAAAAAGCACTCCAGCTGCTGGGAGAGGACGTAGCGGTGACGAGAGATGCCGGGGTGATCAAAAGTGCAGAGAGAGTCATCCTTCCCGGGGTGGGTTCATTCGGGGATGCGATGGAGAACCTGCATCGCTTTTCACTGGTGCCTGTGATCCACGAGGTAATCGGGCGTAAAACGCCCTTTCTGGGGATCTGTATGGGTCTTCAGCTTCTGTTCGAGAGAAGTGACGAGAGTCCCGGTATCGATGGTCTGGGCGTCCTGAAGGGTGAGATTCTCCGGATTCCCAGCAGGGAAGGCCTCAAGATTCCTCATATGGGCTGGAATTCACTTCACCTTCAGCACGGGGGGCGGCTGTTTCGGGGTATTTCCGATGAATCCTATGTATACTTTGTACACTCGTATTTTCTGAAAGCCGCCGATGAGACAATTGTGAAAGCATCCACGCAGTACAGTACGTGCATCCATGCGTCTGTGGAGCAGGACAACGTATTTGCGTGCCAGTTTCATCCCGAGAAGAGTTCGGATGTCGGCCTTCAGATACTGAGAAATTTTGTGAAAATCGGAAGGGAGGACTGCTGA
- the hisF gene encoding imidazole glycerol phosphate synthase subunit HisF, with the protein MFTKRIIPCLDVHDGRVVKGVNFVNLQDAGDPVEIAKAYDKAGADEVVFLDITASSDDRATVVDMVRKVAANVFIPFTVGGGIRTVDDFKVLLREGADKISINSSAINNPELIREASLKFGSQCVVVAIDAKKRADGSGWNIYKNGGRIDVGTDAVEWARTVEKLGAGEILLTSMDCDGTKAGYDIALTRTIAKAVSIPVIASGGAGTMEHFYDALTDGGADAALAASLFHYKELEIREVKKYLAGRGVPVRL; encoded by the coding sequence ATGTTTACCAAAAGAATCATTCCCTGTCTGGATGTCCATGACGGACGGGTTGTGAAGGGTGTAAACTTCGTAAATCTGCAGGATGCGGGAGATCCGGTTGAGATTGCGAAGGCTTATGATAAGGCTGGAGCGGATGAGGTGGTCTTTCTGGACATTACAGCCTCCTCTGACGACCGCGCCACCGTTGTGGATATGGTGCGAAAAGTTGCGGCAAATGTTTTTATCCCGTTTACTGTCGGCGGTGGAATCCGCACGGTGGATGATTTTAAGGTGCTACTTCGGGAGGGAGCGGATAAGATTTCTATCAATTCTTCCGCCATCAACAATCCGGAGCTGATACGGGAGGCATCGCTGAAATTCGGAAGTCAGTGTGTGGTAGTGGCGATCGATGCCAAGAAAAGAGCGGACGGAAGCGGCTGGAACATATACAAAAACGGCGGCCGTATTGATGTGGGAACAGATGCTGTAGAATGGGCAAGAACGGTGGAGAAACTGGGTGCGGGAGAGATTCTGCTGACCAGTATGGACTGCGACGGAACGAAAGCGGGATATGATATTGCGCTTACCCGCACGATTGCAAAAGCCGTATCGATACCGGTCATCGCATCCGGCGGAGCCGGGACGATGGAGCATTTTTACGATGCATTGACAGACGGAGGAGCGGATGCAGCGCTGGCAGCTTCGCTGTTCCATTATAAAGAACTGGAGATAAGAGAAGTAAAGAAATACCTGGCAGGCCGGGGAGTTCCGGTACGCCTGTAA
- a CDS encoding uracil-DNA glycosylase, translating into MPPISGAWARALAPEFKKPYYKKLFQTVAQEYQTRQIFPNGDDIFNAFHFTPLDQVKVVILGQDPYHGEGQAHGLCFSVKPEVEIPPSLVNIYKELEEDVGCYIPNNGYLEKWARQGVLLLNTVLTVRAHQANSHRGIGWEEFTDAAIHVLAQQERPIVFILWGKPAQAKESMITNPLHLVLKSPHPSPLSAYRGFFGSRVFSRTNTYLESHGLEPIDWQIENRQ; encoded by the coding sequence ATGCCGCCGATCAGTGGAGCATGGGCCAGGGCTCTGGCACCTGAATTTAAAAAACCGTATTATAAAAAATTATTTCAGACAGTAGCACAGGAATACCAGACGCGACAGATCTTTCCAAATGGAGATGATATCTTTAATGCCTTTCATTTTACACCGCTTGACCAGGTGAAGGTCGTGATCCTGGGACAGGACCCGTATCACGGAGAAGGGCAGGCGCATGGCCTGTGTTTTTCTGTGAAACCGGAGGTAGAGATACCGCCGTCCCTGGTAAATATCTATAAAGAGCTGGAGGAGGATGTCGGATGCTATATTCCCAACAACGGCTATCTTGAGAAATGGGCACGTCAGGGGGTACTGCTGCTCAATACCGTATTGACTGTCCGGGCTCATCAGGCGAATTCTCACAGGGGGATCGGATGGGAGGAATTCACGGATGCGGCGATTCATGTGCTGGCGCAGCAGGAACGTCCGATCGTATTTATTCTCTGGGGCAAACCTGCACAGGCGAAGGAGAGTATGATCACGAATCCGCTGCACCTGGTTTTGAAATCACCACACCCCAGCCCGCTCTCTGCATACCGCGGTTTCTTTGGCAGCCGTGTGTTCAGCAGGACCAATACGTATCTGGAGAGTCACGGTCTGGAGCCGATTGACTGGCAGATCGAGAATCGACAGTAA
- a CDS encoding putative polysaccharide biosynthesis protein has protein sequence MGKKSSSFMKQASFLMVAGLIVRMIGLLYRTPMKAAIGGLGYGYYGYAYNVYNILLLISGYSIPVAVSKLMSERLAKKQYRNAQKIFWGAVVYILIIGSLASIVAFVFAEQLLPVGAEDAVLALRVLSPTIMLAGLLGVMRGYFQANNNMLPTSISQILEQILNAVVSVAAAYFLVKSFGTTSDTRAIYGAAGGTLGTGIGVASGIVFMLLVFGLNRKIIKRKLKRDTSSCQESYGEIAKVLFFMMTPVLLSTFLYNVSAYIDQSIFSPLMLAKGAAADSITEIYGVFSGQYMVLINIPVALANATSTAMMPEITANYATGDVGGARSKINEAIRMTMFIAIPAAFGLAVLAYPIMDLLFAGSPDEAGTMLIVGAVSVLFYSLSTITNGVLQGIGKQYVPLRNAAVSLVVNVIVLAGLTKFTDLGIYSVLASTVAYSLCMCILNDLAVRKYLSYRGEFVDTYLKPMGAAAGMGAVAWIVYYGLHLFLPVRIVCLGAAILFAVAAYLILYVMITRIPEAQLRRFPMGGAMVRGMKKLHLLK, from the coding sequence ATGGGAAAGAAAAGTTCATCTTTTATGAAACAGGCATCCTTTTTAATGGTTGCCGGTTTGATCGTGCGCATGATTGGTCTGCTGTATCGAACGCCTATGAAGGCGGCCATCGGGGGGCTCGGGTACGGTTATTACGGTTATGCTTATAATGTATACAATATACTGCTGCTGATCTCGGGCTACAGCATTCCGGTAGCGGTTTCGAAGCTGATGTCGGAGCGGCTTGCAAAAAAGCAGTACAGAAATGCACAGAAGATTTTCTGGGGAGCCGTCGTCTATATCCTGATCATCGGTTCACTGGCTTCAATCGTAGCGTTTGTGTTTGCCGAACAGCTGCTTCCTGTCGGGGCGGAAGACGCAGTGCTTGCGCTGAGGGTACTGTCGCCGACAATCATGCTGGCCGGCCTGTTGGGGGTTATGCGGGGATATTTCCAGGCAAATAATAATATGCTTCCCACATCGATCTCGCAGATTCTGGAGCAGATCCTGAATGCGGTCGTCAGTGTTGCGGCAGCATATTTTCTTGTGAAGAGTTTCGGAACGACTTCTGACACGCGTGCGATCTACGGAGCAGCCGGCGGAACGCTGGGTACGGGAATCGGCGTTGCGTCCGGGATTGTCTTCATGCTGCTGGTGTTCGGACTGAACAGAAAAATCATTAAGAGAAAACTGAAACGTGATACCTCGTCCTGTCAGGAGAGTTATGGGGAAATTGCAAAAGTGCTGTTTTTTATGATGACCCCCGTTCTCCTGAGTACTTTTTTGTATAACGTCAGTGCGTATATTGACCAGTCCATCTTCTCACCTCTGATGCTCGCCAAGGGAGCTGCGGCGGACAGCATCACAGAGATATACGGTGTATTCAGCGGACAGTACATGGTGCTTATCAATATTCCCGTGGCGCTCGCGAATGCGACATCCACGGCGATGATGCCGGAGATCACCGCGAACTATGCGACGGGCGACGTGGGCGGAGCCAGAAGCAAGATCAATGAGGCCATCCGTATGACGATGTTTATCGCGATTCCGGCGGCGTTCGGTCTGGCTGTGCTGGCTTATCCCATCATGGATCTGCTGTTTGCGGGATCACCGGATGAAGCAGGGACGATGCTGATCGTCGGCGCGGTATCGGTGTTGTTTTATTCGCTTTCTACGATCACAAACGGAGTGCTTCAGGGCATTGGAAAACAGTACGTTCCTCTGCGCAACGCGGCCGTTTCCCTGGTTGTGAATGTGATCGTGCTGGCGGGACTGACGAAGTTTACCGACCTTGGGATTTACAGTGTACTGGCTTCAACAGTGGCGTATTCGCTCTGTATGTGTATCCTGAATGATCTTGCAGTCCGCAAGTATCTGAGCTATCGCGGAGAGTTTGTCGATACCTACCTGAAGCCGATGGGGGCCGCTGCCGGAATGGGAGCCGTGGCATGGATCGTATATTACGGTCTGCATCTGTTTCTTCCGGTCAGGATTGTCTGCCTCGGCGCGGCGATCCTGTTTGCAGTCGCTGCGTATCTGATCCTCTATGTCATGATAACCAGGATACCGGAAGCACAGCTTCGCAGGTTTCCGATGGGCGGTGCGATGGTCAGAGGCATGAAGAAACTGCACCTCTTAAAATAA